A DNA window from Nitrospira sp. contains the following coding sequences:
- a CDS encoding Molybdopterin synthase sulfur carrier subunit (MaGe:77309825) — protein sequence MTVHLPSALRSYSAQQSAIEINASTLADALTELDRRFPGIRFRIVTEQDTVRPHIRLFVNERQAFDLQTALRHDDELHIVCALSGG from the coding sequence ATGACGGTGCATCTCCCCAGCGCGTTGCGTTCCTACAGCGCGCAACAGAGCGCCATCGAGATAAACGCCTCGACGCTCGCCGATGCGCTGACGGAATTGGATCGCCGATTTCCCGGCATCCGGTTCCGCATCGTCACCGAACAGGATACGGTCAGGCCGCACATTCGACTGTTCGTGAACGAGCGGCAAGCGTTCGATTTACAGACTGCGCTGCGGCACGACGACGAGCTCCATATCGTCTGTGCCTTAAGCGGCGGCTGA
- a CDS encoding Methyltransferase domain-containing protein (MaGe:77309826) — protein sequence MASQPTPQQLIEGQKQDWNRVAGGWEKWDRAFDEQMAFLNHRLVADARLHAGMQVLDLGSGTGYPALLGAQVVEKSGRVTGMDLAEQMLAAAERKAVRLGLTNVSFRTGDVTNLPFDANAFDAVTSRFCLMFLPEIPKAATEIARVLKPGSWVAAAVWSAPEKNPSIGLSMAAIKQVIDLPPPDPTAPGIFRLAKPGELAGFFQQAELVDVTDQEFLAEWVYASAEEYYTSLMEIAAPVQNLMAKLTDAQKQDVKQRIIQATAQFKRGNRIVFPMAVRMVAGRKPV from the coding sequence ATGGCGTCACAACCGACCCCGCAACAGCTCATCGAAGGACAGAAACAGGACTGGAACCGCGTCGCAGGCGGTTGGGAAAAGTGGGACCGCGCATTCGACGAACAGATGGCCTTTCTGAATCACCGGCTCGTCGCCGATGCCCGTCTGCATGCGGGGATGCAGGTCCTGGATCTCGGCTCGGGCACCGGCTACCCGGCGTTGCTGGGCGCGCAGGTTGTCGAGAAAAGCGGCCGCGTCACCGGAATGGATCTGGCCGAGCAGATGCTCGCCGCCGCTGAACGAAAGGCCGTGCGCCTCGGCCTGACCAATGTCTCGTTCAGAACCGGCGACGTGACGAACCTGCCCTTCGACGCGAATGCCTTCGACGCCGTCACCAGCCGCTTCTGTCTGATGTTTCTCCCGGAGATCCCGAAGGCCGCCACGGAGATCGCGCGCGTCCTCAAACCCGGCAGCTGGGTCGCGGCGGCGGTCTGGTCCGCGCCGGAGAAAAACCCTTCGATCGGGCTTTCAATGGCAGCAATCAAACAAGTCATCGACCTGCCGCCGCCTGATCCCACGGCACCGGGTATTTTTCGGTTGGCCAAGCCGGGCGAACTGGCAGGCTTCTTCCAGCAAGCCGAACTCGTCGATGTCACGGATCAAGAGTTTCTCGCTGAATGGGTCTATGCTTCAGCGGAGGAGTACTACACTAGCCTGATGGAAATCGCCGCGCCGGTCCAAAACCTCATGGCGAAACTGACCGACGCACAGAAACAAGATGTCAAACAGCGCATCATCCAGGCAACCGCGCAATTCAAGCGCGGCAACCGCATTGTCTTCCCCATGGCGGTGCGGATGGTTGCTGGGCGCAAACCGGTCTGA
- a CDS encoding TfoXN domain-containing protein (MaGe:77309827), translating to MATRHDGFKDFVLDQLADLRGLTCQAMFGGYGLRHRGTFFGIVHKGRVYFKVTPETVTSYTEQRMKPLRVSSTMTLQAYYEVPTDVLEDAEQLALWAETACAAQPSRPTRMRTAATARRPRSVQKSRPRS from the coding sequence ATGGCAACCAGGCACGATGGCTTCAAAGATTTTGTCCTGGATCAACTAGCCGATCTTCGCGGGCTCACCTGCCAGGCGATGTTCGGCGGGTATGGACTGCGGCATCGCGGGACATTCTTCGGGATCGTTCACAAGGGGCGGGTGTATTTCAAAGTCACGCCGGAGACGGTCACCAGCTACACAGAGCAGCGCATGAAACCGCTCCGCGTCTCCTCGACAATGACACTCCAGGCCTACTACGAAGTGCCCACCGATGTCCTTGAAGATGCCGAACAGTTGGCCCTCTGGGCAGAGACCGCTTGTGCCGCACAACCCTCTCGCCCGACCAGAATGCGAACGGCGGCAACCGCCCGCCGTCCGCGTTCCGTTCAAAAATCCCGTCCCCGCTCATAA
- a CDS encoding hypothetical protein (Evidence 4 : Unknown function but conserved in other organisms; MaGe:77309828), producing the protein MMALATLLFVGVAFGAEPTPVPLLWRAIPPPSIADQPPLPKKPWIVRERYIAFDETLLRILKDAAARPHPPVAAELFDAGRYELDIVSTLARINDTSFIRGQFKPPAQGDFSLVINGAMVTGTFQPGRRIFKIEPLGNGHHRVIEIDPEQEPKE; encoded by the coding sequence ATGATGGCCCTTGCAACCCTTCTGTTTGTCGGCGTCGCATTCGGCGCGGAGCCGACTCCCGTTCCCCTGCTCTGGCGAGCCATCCCGCCACCCAGCATCGCTGACCAGCCCCCGCTTCCTAAGAAACCCTGGATTGTTCGCGAGCGGTACATTGCGTTCGATGAGACATTGCTGCGCATCTTGAAAGACGCTGCGGCCAGGCCACATCCGCCGGTCGCCGCCGAACTCTTCGACGCCGGGCGGTATGAACTGGATATCGTGTCCACCCTCGCGCGCATCAATGACACCAGCTTCATCCGGGGACAATTCAAACCGCCTGCCCAGGGCGACTTCTCGCTCGTCATCAACGGCGCCATGGTCACCGGCACCTTTCAACCGGGCCGGCGCATCTTCAAAATCGAACCGCTCGGCAACGGACACCACCGCGTGATCGAAATCGATCCGGAGCAAGAGCCGAAAGAGTGA
- a CDS encoding hypothetical protein (Evidence 5 : Unknown function; MaGe:77309829), translated as MLPLLYPAELTQKIQLALGTVVLIVNIGIYGWLWQTRCLDAIQVIWSILSIRPAELDRQKRPNERDQPDSRHTRGMIPDRFSFHQPYS; from the coding sequence TTGCTGCCACTACTCTATCCGGCGGAACTCACACAGAAGATACAACTCGCCCTTGGAACAGTAGTGTTGATCGTAAACATTGGGATCTATGGCTGGCTGTGGCAGACAAGGTGCCTAGACGCAATACAGGTCATCTGGTCTATCTTGTCTATCCGGCCCGCTGAGCTAGATAGACAGAAAAGACCAAACGAACGAGATCAACCTGACTCTCGCCACACGCGCGGCATGATTCCTGACAGATTTTCTTTTCATCAACCGTACAGCTAA
- a CDS encoding hypothetical protein (Evidence 5 : Unknown function; MaGe:77309830), translated as MGQALQQPSHLGRAIKSMTHLKLLMVLDSQALAMLSVQRYLRLF; from the coding sequence ATGGGACAAGCGCTGCAGCAGCCCTCGCATCTCGGACGTGCCATCAAATCCATGACGCACTTGAAGCTGCTTATGGTGCTGGATTCACAAGCCTTAGCCATGCTGAGCGTGCAACGTTACTTAAGGCTCTTTTAG